A window from Schistocerca gregaria isolate iqSchGreg1 chromosome 8, iqSchGreg1.2, whole genome shotgun sequence encodes these proteins:
- the LOC126285373 gene encoding cytochrome b-c1 complex subunit 6, mitochondrial-like, with the protein MSLKVAVPNVKAQEEAEEEEEQELVDPQQSLKEQCGEEKKCAAMYERYQACNDRVNSRSKTTETCTEELFDYLHCVDVCVSKQLFKFLK; encoded by the exons ATGTCGCTGAAAGTAGCTGTGCCAAATGTTAAAGCCCAGGAAGAAGCCGAAGAGGAGGAAGAGCAGGAGCTAGTAGATCCTCAACAGTCACTAAAG GAACAGTGTGGAGAAGAGAAGAAATGTGCTGCAATGTATGAGAGATATCAAGCTTGCAATGATAGAGTAAATTCAAGAAGTAAAACGACGGAGACTTGCACTGAAGAACTGTTCGATTACCTTCATTGTGTGGATGTCTGTGTCAGCAAACAGTTATTTAAATTCCTTAAATGA